From a region of the Hugenholtzia roseola DSM 9546 genome:
- a CDS encoding lysophospholipid acyltransferase family protein, which translates to MNHLSNYPHSPLSFPFEQQSFPKFKSSQKEDSAPSPTLKTEETTARKPFRFRAALYYYGHHFFAFCLLALLKTIYWTCRIEYKGEDQAESEAQQGALYALWHENWVTYFGLFSHQRQPKSAVMLHPARYMKPSHTLMRWLGYDELILGSTGNSGKEAFIKLSKLLKEGYNIPISPDGPLGPAKVLKKGALRLSLLSGKPIIPIQFRYKSYFRTGDWDKKIIPFPFSKFEVIYGKPIFVTEATLEQSELDLTRDLG; encoded by the coding sequence ATGAATCACCTTTCTAACTATCCTCACTCTCCCCTTTCCTTTCCCTTCGAGCAACAATCCTTTCCAAAGTTCAAATCCTCGCAAAAAGAAGACTCTGCTCCTTCGCCTACCTTAAAAACAGAGGAAACAACGGCTCGCAAGCCCTTCCGTTTTCGGGCAGCACTCTACTATTACGGGCATCATTTTTTTGCTTTCTGCCTGCTTGCGCTGCTCAAAACGATATATTGGACGTGTCGCATCGAGTACAAGGGGGAAGACCAAGCGGAATCCGAAGCACAGCAAGGCGCACTCTACGCCCTTTGGCATGAAAACTGGGTTACGTATTTTGGGCTTTTTTCGCACCAAAGGCAGCCCAAAAGTGCCGTTATGCTGCACCCTGCGCGATACATGAAGCCCTCGCACACGCTCATGCGCTGGCTTGGATATGATGAACTGATTTTAGGCTCTACGGGCAATTCGGGCAAAGAGGCTTTTATCAAACTTAGCAAACTTTTGAAGGAGGGCTACAACATTCCCATTTCGCCTGATGGTCCTTTGGGTCCGGCAAAGGTGCTAAAAAAAGGGGCTTTGCGATTAAGCCTTTTATCGGGCAAACCTATCATTCCCATACAGTTTCGTTACAAAAGCTATTTCCGTACAGGCGATTGGGACAAAAAAATTATACCTTTTCCCTTCTCAAAGTTTGAAGTTATTTACGGAAAACCTATATTCGTAACTGAAGCCACCCTTGAACAAAGCGAACTCGATTTGACGCGCGACTTAGGGTGA
- the ffh gene encoding signal recognition particle protein — protein sequence MLENLTARLDRAVKTLKGEGRITDVNIATTIKEIRRALVDADVDYKVAKAVTDEIKDEAIGQKVLIAVKPGELFTKIVYEKLAELMGGSRKDMNLTGAPAVVLLAGLNGAGKTTFAAKLANHIKKTGKTVLLAACDVYRPAAIEQLKVLAEQISVDVYAEPENSSDVVGIAQRAVAYGKEKGFRVVIIDTAGRLAINEELMQEIEAVKKALNPSETLFVVDAMTGQDAVNTAKIFNERINYDGVVLTKLDGDSRGGAALSIRRVVEKPIKFIGTSEKIDGIDAFHPDRMAQRILGMGDVLSLVERAQQAFDEDEARRINKKIRKNQFDFNDFISQIEQIKRMGNIKDLVGMLPGISKELKNIEIDDDAFKPIVAMIQSMTPEERGNPDLLDGSRRKRIARGSGRTIQEVNNLIKQFGEMRKLMRKMNQMSAPKQKLAKMMKRK from the coding sequence ATGTTAGAAAACTTAACTGCCCGCCTTGACCGTGCCGTCAAGACCTTGAAGGGGGAAGGGCGCATTACCGACGTAAATATAGCGACCACTATCAAGGAAATCCGCCGTGCCTTAGTAGATGCCGACGTTGATTACAAAGTGGCAAAAGCCGTTACTGACGAAATTAAAGATGAAGCCATTGGGCAAAAAGTATTGATTGCGGTCAAGCCCGGCGAGTTATTTACTAAAATCGTCTATGAAAAGCTCGCCGAATTGATGGGGGGTAGCCGAAAGGATATGAACCTCACAGGCGCACCTGCTGTTGTACTTTTAGCAGGTCTTAACGGTGCAGGAAAGACTACTTTCGCTGCCAAATTAGCCAATCATATCAAAAAAACAGGCAAGACCGTCTTATTGGCTGCCTGCGACGTGTACCGTCCTGCCGCCATCGAGCAGCTCAAAGTCTTAGCCGAGCAAATTAGTGTAGATGTCTATGCCGAGCCTGAAAATAGCTCTGATGTAGTAGGCATCGCGCAGCGTGCAGTGGCGTATGGCAAAGAAAAAGGCTTCCGCGTCGTCATTATCGATACCGCAGGGCGTTTGGCTATCAACGAAGAGCTAATGCAGGAAATTGAAGCCGTCAAAAAAGCCCTCAACCCTTCCGAAACCCTCTTTGTAGTAGATGCCATGACGGGGCAAGATGCCGTCAATACCGCCAAAATTTTCAATGAGCGCATCAATTACGACGGCGTTGTCCTGACTAAATTAGATGGCGACTCGCGTGGTGGTGCAGCTCTCTCTATCCGTCGTGTGGTAGAAAAGCCCATTAAATTTATTGGTACGTCTGAAAAAATAGATGGCATCGATGCGTTTCACCCCGACCGTATGGCGCAACGTATCTTGGGTATGGGCGACGTACTTTCTTTGGTAGAGCGTGCGCAGCAGGCTTTTGATGAAGACGAAGCCCGCCGCATCAATAAGAAAATCCGCAAAAATCAGTTCGATTTCAATGACTTTATCTCACAAATCGAGCAAATCAAGCGCATGGGTAACATCAAAGATTTGGTAGGCATGTTGCCCGGTATTAGCAAAGAATTGAAAAACATCGAAATAGACGATGATGCCTTCAAACCTATCGTCGCTATGATTCAATCTATGACTCCCGAAGAGCGTGGCAATCCCGACCTTTTAGATGGCAGCCGCAGAAAGCGCATCGCCAGAGGTAGTGGCAGAACCATTCAGGAAGTTAATAACCTTATCAAACAGTTTGGTGAAATGCGCAAACTCATGCGCAAGATGAACCAAATGTCTGCTCCCAAGCAGAAATTGGCAAAGATGATGAAGCGCAAATAA